The Geobacter sp. AOG2 genome includes a window with the following:
- a CDS encoding major capsid protein has product MATIGNKGSTLIDVANSLDPDGKVAAVAELLNQTNSVLEDMPFKESNLETGHRSVIRTGLPSATWRKLYEGVQPSKSTRTPVVDTCGMLEARNHVDKDVAELNGNTAAFRLSEGVAEVEAMNQTMAQTLFYGDSSLNPERFNGLTTRYNTLSASVPVSQNVISGGGAGSDNTSIWLVVWGENSIFGIYPKGSKAGLQHDDLGLQDVTDANGGFYRAYKDWWQWKNGLVVKDWRYAVRICNVDVSNLVTESSAADVIKLMIKATHRIPFLTMGRPVFYANRTVREMLDIQALAKSSNVLAIREAAEQFKTTFMGIPIKTCDQLSLSEAAVA; this is encoded by the coding sequence ATGGCAACAATCGGCAACAAAGGTTCAACCCTCATCGACGTGGCCAACAGCCTCGATCCCGACGGCAAGGTGGCCGCCGTCGCGGAACTTCTCAACCAGACCAACTCGGTTCTGGAGGACATGCCCTTCAAGGAATCCAACCTGGAGACCGGGCACCGCTCCGTGATCCGCACCGGCCTTCCCTCGGCCACCTGGCGCAAGCTGTACGAAGGGGTGCAGCCGTCCAAATCCACCCGCACCCCGGTGGTGGATACCTGCGGCATGCTGGAGGCCAGGAACCACGTGGACAAGGACGTGGCAGAGTTGAACGGCAACACCGCCGCCTTCCGCCTCTCGGAAGGGGTCGCCGAGGTGGAGGCCATGAACCAGACCATGGCCCAGACCCTGTTCTACGGCGATTCGTCCCTGAACCCGGAGCGCTTCAACGGCCTCACCACCCGCTACAACACCCTCTCCGCCTCGGTGCCGGTCTCCCAGAACGTCATCAGCGGCGGCGGCGCCGGCAGCGACAACACCTCCATCTGGCTGGTGGTGTGGGGCGAGAACTCCATCTTCGGCATCTACCCCAAGGGGAGCAAGGCCGGGCTCCAGCACGACGACCTGGGGCTCCAGGACGTGACCGACGCCAACGGCGGCTTCTACCGGGCCTACAAGGACTGGTGGCAGTGGAAGAACGGCCTGGTGGTCAAGGACTGGCGCTATGCCGTGCGCATCTGCAACGTGGACGTGTCCAACCTGGTCACCGAATCCTCGGCCGCCGACGTGATCAAGCTGATGATCAAGGCGACCCACCGCATCCCGTTTTTGACCATGGGCCGGCCGGTGTTCTACGCCAACCGCACCGTGCGGGAGATGCTGGACATCCAGGCCCTGGCCAAGTCGTCCAACGTCCTGGCCATCCGGGAGGCGGCGGAACAGTTCAAGACCACCTTCATGGGCATCCCTATCAAGACCTGCGACCAGTTGTCGCTCTCCGAGGCTGCGGTGGCGTAA
- a CDS encoding Bbp16 family capsid cement protein, translated as MILDKTLELSLAQAVTATALSTNVIDMASARNIGGGEGLFLYIRVGAAAAAAGAATVNFQLQTDSSPAMGAAVTVLDSGAIPKAALAANTALKFRLPSAAFKQFLALNYQVATGPLTAGDFSAWICSDVPDNTQYSGGYVVG; from the coding sequence ATGATTCTCGACAAGACCCTTGAACTCAGCCTGGCCCAGGCCGTGACCGCCACTGCCCTGTCCACCAATGTCATCGACATGGCCTCGGCCCGCAATATCGGCGGCGGGGAGGGCCTGTTCCTCTACATCCGGGTCGGCGCGGCCGCTGCCGCCGCCGGGGCCGCCACGGTCAATTTCCAGCTCCAGACCGACAGCAGTCCCGCCATGGGCGCGGCCGTCACCGTGCTGGATTCCGGCGCCATCCCCAAGGCCGCCCTGGCGGCCAACACCGCCCTGAAGTTCCGGCTCCCCTCGGCGGCCTTCAAGCAGTTCCTGGCCCTGAACTACCAGGTCGCCACCGGGCCGCTCACCGCCGGGGATTTCTCGGCCTGGATCTGTTCGGACGTGCCGGACAACACCCAGTATTCCGGCGGCTACGTCGTCGGCTAG
- a CDS encoding ubiquitin-activating E1 FCCH domain-containing protein: protein MGTGIPQTTFTAGELAPSLYGRVDLARYLTGLKTCRNFLVMQYGGVANRPGTRMLAEVRDSSKRSRLIPFQFSTTQSYVLEFGDRCIRVFMGDSGAQVVYPAGAANEGQPVEIAAPWGEADLPLLKYTQSADVLTLCHPEYKPRQLSRLSHYAWTLEEFANVNGPFEDINVDDSVTLYVSAATGSIKLTASADLFTAANTGQLLYIEQAPTEFIKKWEVQKAYGLNEVIRAGSNYYKCVAAGTSGTVKPSTLEGIEYDGSPGAGWQYQHSGFGIVRITGVTSATVATATVVKQLPSQIVTTTLTKAVTSVTLATGSGSDHLDVGCANHGFANADTITVSGVTGIPEANGTFQITVVNGNTFTIPDTTTTGSYSGGGTAVKALTAVPTYKWAFEAWSGDNGYPGATAYYQQRQIFAGSGGRPQTLWGSRTQGYKDFGAGVPILDDDAFSFTIASRQVNEIRHIVELTELLLMTSDGVWTLKGSQDGVLTPASANTKRQGAYGSSHVPPVAIGPSALYVQTGGSQIRGIGYSFQDDAYIGKDLTVMSAHLFRGKEVREWAYQCLPFSCVWVVQDDGSLLGFTYMQEQEIAGWHRHDSGNGVFESVCSVAGGAEDSVFFIVRRTVGGVAKRYIEKLATRTFGGIEDAFFVDSGLSYDGRNSSATTLTISGGVGWNETESLSLTASTALFTAGDVGDKVSFTWQDTVYKLTITALTGPNLVSVAPDRTIPAPFRATPFTSWSLERNVFAGLSHLEGETVAILADGNVHAPRTVRMGGVTLDYHAAVVHAGLPITAEVATLNLTVPGQNILDNKKLITKVSLICEASRGIMVGPDAAHLREHKGTVPLDGKAAPAATGTFEVLIPAAWDKNGTITVRQADPLPLAILALIPDVVIGGS, encoded by the coding sequence ATGGGAACCGGTATCCCCCAAACCACCTTTACCGCCGGAGAGCTGGCCCCGTCCCTGTACGGGCGCGTGGACCTGGCCCGCTACCTGACCGGGCTCAAGACCTGCCGCAACTTCCTGGTCATGCAGTACGGAGGCGTGGCCAACCGCCCCGGCACCCGCATGCTGGCCGAGGTCCGGGACAGTTCCAAACGCTCCCGGCTGATCCCCTTCCAGTTCTCCACCACCCAGAGCTATGTGCTGGAGTTCGGGGACCGCTGCATCCGCGTCTTCATGGGGGACAGCGGCGCCCAGGTGGTCTACCCGGCCGGAGCGGCGAACGAAGGGCAGCCGGTGGAGATCGCCGCCCCCTGGGGCGAGGCCGACTTGCCGCTCCTCAAGTACACCCAGTCGGCGGATGTGCTGACCCTGTGCCATCCCGAGTACAAGCCTCGCCAGTTGTCGCGGCTGAGCCACTACGCCTGGACCCTGGAGGAGTTCGCCAACGTCAACGGCCCCTTCGAGGACATCAACGTGGACGACTCCGTCACGCTCTATGTGTCGGCCGCCACCGGCAGCATCAAACTGACCGCCTCGGCCGACCTGTTCACGGCGGCCAACACGGGGCAGCTCCTGTATATCGAGCAGGCCCCCACGGAGTTCATCAAGAAGTGGGAGGTGCAGAAGGCCTACGGACTGAACGAGGTGATCCGGGCCGGAAGCAACTACTACAAATGCGTGGCCGCCGGCACCTCCGGCACCGTCAAACCCTCCACCCTGGAGGGGATCGAGTACGACGGCAGCCCCGGCGCGGGGTGGCAGTACCAGCACTCAGGCTTCGGCATCGTCAGGATCACCGGGGTGACCTCGGCCACCGTAGCCACCGCCACGGTGGTCAAGCAGCTGCCCAGCCAGATCGTGACCACCACCCTGACCAAGGCCGTGACCTCCGTGACCCTGGCGACCGGCTCCGGGTCGGACCACCTGGACGTGGGCTGCGCCAACCACGGCTTCGCCAACGCCGACACCATCACCGTATCCGGGGTCACGGGCATACCGGAAGCCAACGGCACCTTCCAGATCACCGTGGTGAACGGCAACACCTTCACCATCCCGGACACCACCACCACGGGGAGCTACAGCGGCGGCGGCACGGCGGTCAAGGCGCTGACGGCGGTGCCCACCTACAAGTGGGCCTTCGAGGCGTGGAGCGGCGACAACGGCTATCCCGGCGCCACCGCCTACTACCAGCAGCGCCAGATCTTCGCCGGCAGCGGCGGCAGGCCCCAGACCCTGTGGGGGAGCCGGACCCAGGGGTACAAGGATTTCGGGGCCGGGGTGCCGATCCTGGACGACGACGCCTTTTCCTTCACCATCGCCAGCCGCCAGGTGAACGAGATCCGCCACATCGTGGAGTTGACCGAACTGTTGCTCATGACCTCCGACGGGGTCTGGACCCTCAAGGGGTCCCAGGACGGGGTGCTGACCCCGGCCAGCGCCAACACCAAGCGCCAGGGGGCCTACGGCTCGTCCCACGTCCCGCCCGTGGCCATCGGCCCCAGCGCCCTGTACGTGCAGACCGGCGGCTCCCAGATCCGGGGCATCGGCTATTCCTTCCAGGACGACGCCTATATCGGCAAGGATCTGACCGTCATGTCGGCCCACCTCTTCCGGGGCAAAGAGGTGCGGGAGTGGGCCTACCAGTGCCTTCCCTTCTCCTGCGTCTGGGTGGTGCAGGACGACGGCAGCCTGCTGGGCTTCACCTATATGCAGGAGCAGGAGATCGCGGGGTGGCACCGCCACGATTCCGGCAACGGCGTCTTCGAGTCGGTCTGCTCCGTGGCCGGGGGGGCGGAGGATTCGGTGTTCTTCATCGTGCGCCGCACCGTGGGCGGGGTCGCCAAACGCTACATCGAGAAACTGGCCACCCGGACCTTCGGGGGGATCGAGGACGCCTTTTTCGTGGATTCCGGCCTGAGCTACGACGGCCGCAATTCATCCGCAACCACCCTGACCATCTCCGGCGGGGTAGGGTGGAACGAAACGGAAAGCCTGTCGCTCACCGCATCGACGGCGCTCTTCACCGCCGGGGACGTGGGGGACAAGGTTTCCTTCACCTGGCAGGATACGGTGTACAAACTGACGATCACCGCCCTCACCGGTCCCAACCTGGTGTCGGTGGCGCCGGACCGCACCATCCCCGCCCCGTTCCGGGCTACGCCCTTCACGTCGTGGTCCCTGGAGCGCAACGTGTTCGCCGGGCTTTCGCACCTGGAGGGGGAGACGGTCGCCATCCTGGCCGACGGCAACGTGCACGCCCCGCGCACGGTCCGCATGGGCGGCGTCACCCTGGATTACCACGCCGCGGTGGTGCACGCGGGGCTCCCTATAACCGCCGAGGTCGCCACCCTCAACCTCACGGTGCCGGGGCAGAACATCCTGGACAACAAGAAACTCATCACCAAGGTATCCCTCATCTGCGAGGCCTCCCGCGGGATCATGGTCGGCCCGGATGCGGCCCACCTGCGGGAGCACAAGGGCACGGTCCCCCTGGACGGGAAGGCCGCCCCCGCCGCCACCGGCACCTTCGAGGTGCTGATCCCGGCGGCCTGGGACAAGAACGGCACCATCACGGTGCGCCAGGCCGACCCGTTGCCCCTCGCCATCCTGGCGTTGATACCCGATGTCGTCATAGGGGGGAGTTGA